A section of the Verrucomicrobium sp. GAS474 genome encodes:
- a CDS encoding prepilin-type N-terminal cleavage/methylation domain-containing protein: MRRGFTLVEILCAATIALLVMAVVLGVTIQAANAQRSTGAKIGSFQRARAAFDILAQTLGQATLNTTLAYDNAAAPTAHIRSSDLQFISGKTLVPSQVTHAVFFQAPLGYSSQSSYALLGGALNACGFFIQYGPDPSRPSFLERLGATRPVVARRFRLMQFLQPTENFALYDASAAGNTSWFSSALAANSHEIADDIIALVILPRDQSAAPLVSDYEYDSRAGAAVRPQPVTAHQLPPLVEIVLVALDETSAQQLGDTKEAPDVGLAGLFVSASRLEDDLRVLGLRLAERHLTYRVFRTTLSLPGAKWSL, encoded by the coding sequence TTGCGCCGTGGCTTTACGCTCGTCGAGATTCTTTGCGCCGCCACGATCGCCCTCCTCGTGATGGCCGTCGTCCTCGGCGTCACCATCCAGGCGGCGAACGCCCAGCGGAGCACCGGCGCGAAGATCGGCTCCTTCCAACGGGCACGCGCCGCCTTCGACATCCTCGCGCAGACCCTCGGCCAGGCGACGCTCAACACGACGCTGGCCTACGACAACGCCGCCGCCCCCACGGCCCACATCCGCTCTTCCGACCTCCAGTTCATTTCCGGCAAAACTCTCGTCCCGAGCCAGGTCACCCACGCCGTCTTTTTCCAGGCCCCGCTCGGCTACTCCAGCCAATCCTCCTACGCCCTTCTCGGCGGGGCGCTCAACGCGTGCGGTTTCTTCATCCAGTACGGCCCGGACCCCTCCCGCCCCTCCTTCCTGGAGCGCCTTGGCGCAACGCGACCGGTCGTCGCCCGCCGCTTCCGCCTCATGCAGTTCCTCCAGCCGACGGAGAACTTCGCCCTCTACGACGCATCGGCGGCGGGGAACACCTCGTGGTTCTCCTCCGCGCTCGCGGCGAACAGCCACGAGATCGCCGACGACATCATCGCGTTGGTGATCCTTCCCCGCGACCAGAGCGCCGCCCCTCTGGTCTCCGACTACGAATACGATTCCCGCGCGGGGGCGGCGGTCCGTCCCCAGCCGGTCACCGCTCACCAGCTCCCCCCCCTCGTGGAGATTGTCCTCGTCGCCCTCGACGAGACGAGCGCCCAGCAGCTCGGCGACACGAAGGAGGCTCCGGACGTCGGCCTCGCGGGGCTCTTTGTCTCGGCCTCGCGGCTGGAGGACGATCTTCGCGTCTTGGGGCTGCGGCTCGCGGAACGCCATCTCACCTACCGCGTCTTCCGGACGACCCTCTCGCTGCCGGGGGCGA